CGCGCTCATGGCGCTGCTGACGGCCACCACCGGCAGCGCCGACATGATCTGCACCACGACGCCAAATGCATTCCCGATCGGCGGAATGGTCCCGATGTACCTGCTGATGAGCGGCTTCCACCTTGCGCCCTGGCTGCGCCTCGCCGCCGGCTGGCGAGGCACGGGCCAAAGGTGACGGTGCCAACGTCGCGACACCTCCGGTCCGTCATTCCTGTTCGCGGGCTTTAACCCGACGGATGTCACAGGAATGACGGAGATTGGGTTGCGTTCTCGCCAAACCTTCTGCTGGCGGGCCGATAAATCCCTCGTTTCGCATTGCTCCACTCCGCCGTCTCTGGCTTTACACCCTTACGGACGTGAGCAGGTTCATGCCCTCACCTCGATAAAGTCGATCGGCCCGCCGGCAACCTCATCGTCGAACACGGCACAGGAAAGCTTGCCGCCGAAGACGCAGCCGCTGTCGATGTTGGTGCGGTTTCCTGTCGTCACCGGGTTGGACAGTGAGGGAGTATGGCCGTGGACCAGATGTTTGCCCCAATAGTCGCTGGATTGACCGGGAGGGAACCGCAGCCAGAGAAGATCGCGCTTGGTCTGCCGTTCCAGCGGAAATTCCGGAACAACGCCGGCATGGACAAAGATGCGATATCGATCCACATGCATAAGCGGACGATCGCCAGCCCATTGCAAATGCTGAGGCAGAACCCTGCCATCATAGGACATTTCGGTTTCAAGCCCGCCATTGCTGATCCATACGGCTCTGTCGTCGCTGTCGGCATAGGCAGCGACCATCATGTCCTCATGATTGCCTTTCAAGCAGATCCAGCGCCACGGGCCGGGCGGACCGGCAATGAGCCGGTCGAGGACACGTCTGCTGTCAGGCCCGCGATCGATATAGTCGCCAAGGAAAACGACTGTACCTTCAGACGCATAAGCCTCCATGCGATCGATCATGCTGTTCAGTGGATCGATACAGCCGTGGATATCACCGATGGCGAACGTGTAGCGCATGTTCCAAGCCCCTCGGCTGCAATGTGACGGTCCGCGAGAGAAGGCGCGCAAAGGCATGGCACGGAGGCTCACGCCCCTTCGCCGTCTGCCGCATCATAACAAACGCAAACCCCGCCGCCATCGCGAAAACCGACTCTGACTCAGGCATTTACCGTGATTGCCTCTCCTTCCGCTTGAGCAGCATCGCGTCGAGACGCGACCTATTTCACTCCTCGACAAAAATCCGCTGGATCATCTCCCAGCTTGCAGCGTCCGGCGCCAGCAACAACCTTCCCCTCGCCATCGCCGGGCGATAGGCTTCGCCGGTGAGCAGCGCGCCATAGCCGCCAGCTTCGCAGTGGATCAGGACGCCGGCGGCGTGGTCCCAGGGTTTGAGCTCGGCGTTCAGAGAAAAGCTCATCGCGCCTGATGCCATCGCCCGGTACTCATAGGCCGAGCAGCGCCATGTGGTGGTGCGGGCAAAGCGCAGCAGGGCCTGCGCATAGGCCGGCTGATCCTCGGCGGGAAACATGTGCAGCGGCACGAAGCCGTGCATCTCACCGACGGGTGACGGCGGCGCGACCGCAAGACGGGTCTCTGTACCGTCCCGGGCAATGTGCCAGGCCCCTCGCCCTGGCCGGGCGGCGAGGAAATCGCCGGTCACGGGATAGTGGATCAGCCCCGCCACGGTTTCCCCGCCCGAGACGACCGCCACGATCATGCCGAAGAGCGGCAGGCCGTGGGCGAAATTCCAGGTGCCGTCGACAGGATCGATGATGACGGCGAGATCGGCATCAGCGAGCCGCGCCAGAATGGCGGGATCGACAGAAACCGCCTCTTCACCGATGGG
This Rhizobium acidisoli DNA region includes the following protein-coding sequences:
- a CDS encoding metallophosphoesterase family protein produces the protein MRYTFAIGDIHGCIDPLNSMIDRMEAYASEGTVVFLGDYIDRGPDSRRVLDRLIAGPPGPWRWICLKGNHEDMMVAAYADSDDRAVWISNGGLETEMSYDGRVLPQHLQWAGDRPLMHVDRYRIFVHAGVVPEFPLERQTKRDLLWLRFPPGQSSDYWGKHLVHGHTPSLSNPVTTGNRTNIDSGCVFGGKLSCAVFDDEVAGGPIDFIEVRA
- a CDS encoding inositol monophosphatase family protein, with the translated sequence MREISDALLRALMEDMRRAAEGEILPRFLGVTAEGIRTKTAPDDLVTDADLGAERRLAEALSARFPQALPIGEEAVSVDPAILARLADADLAVIIDPVDGTWNFAHGLPLFGMIVAVVSGGETVAGLIHYPVTGDFLAARPGRGAWHIARDGTETRLAVAPPSPVGEMHGFVPLHMFPAEDQPAYAQALLRFARTTTWRCSAYEYRAMASGAMSFSLNAELKPWDHAAGVLIHCEAGGYGALLTGEAYRPAMARGRLLLAPDAASWEMIQRIFVEE